A stretch of the Desulfobacter sp. genome encodes the following:
- a CDS encoding rubredoxin, with amino-acid sequence MDKYECPCGYVYNPANGDPDNSVDPGTAWGDLPEDWVCPLCGAAQEDFEKLED; translated from the coding sequence ATGGATAAATATGAATGCCCCTGCGGATATGTTTATAATCCGGCAAATGGCGATCCTGACAACAGCGTAGATCCCGGTACTGCCTGGGGTGACCTTCCCGAAGATTGGGTCTGCCCCCTTTGCGGCGCTGCCCAGGAAGATTTTGAAAAACTTGAGGATTAG